In Ciona intestinalis unplaced genomic scaffold, KH HT000094.2, whole genome shotgun sequence, one DNA window encodes the following:
- the LOC100183780 gene encoding signal peptidase complex catalytic subunit SEC11A isoform X2 has translation MEMFDDFKRMNKRQVYYQVLNFGMIIASALMIWKGMMVATGSESPIVVVLSGSMEPAFYRGDLLFLGNDRSDPIRAGEIVVFKIEGRDIPIVHRVIKVHETHEGKIKFLTKGDNNEVDDRGLYKPGQLWVEKHHVVGRARGFVPYVGMVTIIMNDYPKLKYAVLGLLGLFVLLHRE, from the exons GTCTACTACCAAGTTCTCAACTTTGGGATGATAATTGCTTCTGCCTTAATGATATGGAAAGGAATGATGGTAGCCACTGGTAGTGAGAGTCCTATTGTTGTCGTTCTTAG TGGTAGCATGGAGCCAGCATTTTATCGAGGAGATCTTCTGTTCCTTGGTAACGATCGTTCCGACCCAATTCGTGCCGGAGAGATTGTGGTTTTTAAAATCGAGGGTAGAGACATTCCTATAGTGCATCGGGTGATAAAAGTTCATGAAAc CCACGAAggaaaaatcaagtttttgaCGAAAGGAGACAACAACGAGGTTGACGATCGTGGTTTGTACAAACCTGGTCAGTTATGGGTTGAGAAACATCATGTGGTTGGGCGAGCAAGGGGGTTCGTTCCTTACGTGGGGATGGTTACTATTATCATGAACGATTATCCGAAGTTAAAA TACGCTGTGCTTGGGCTTCTTGGTCTGTTTGTCCTTCTTCACCGTGAATGA
- the LOC100183780 gene encoding signal peptidase complex catalytic subunit SEC11A isoform X1, protein MEMFDDFKRMNKRQVYYQVLNFGMIIASALMIWKGMMVATGSESPIVVVLSGSMEPAFYRGDLLFLGNDRSDPIRAGEIVVFKIEGRDIPIVHRVIKVHETHEGKIKFLTKGDNNEVDDRGLYKPGQLWVEKHHVVGRARGFVPYVGMVTIIMNDYPKLKYAVLGLLGLFVLLHRE, encoded by the exons ATGGAAATGTTCGACGATTTTAAACGAATGAATAAACGGCAG GTCTACTACCAAGTTCTCAACTTTGGGATGATAATTGCTTCTGCCTTAATGATATGGAAAGGAATGATGGTAGCCACTGGTAGTGAGAGTCCTATTGTTGTCGTTCTCAG TGGTAGCATGGAGCCAGCATTTTATCGAGGAGATCTTCTGTTCCTTGGTAACGATCGTTCCGACCCAATTCGTGCCGGAGAGATTGTGGTTTTTAAAATCGAGGGTAGAGACATTCCTATAGTGCATAGGGTGATAAAAGTTCATGAAAc CCACGAAggaaaaatcaagtttttgaCGAAAGGAGACAACAACGAGGTTGACGATCGTGGTTTGTACAAACCTGGTCAGTTATGGGTTGAGAAACATCATGTGGTTGGGCGAGCAAGGGGGTTCGTTCCTTACGTGGGGATGGTTACCATTATCATGAACGATTATCCGAAATTAAAA TACGCTGTGCTTGGGCTTCTTGGTCTGTTTGTCCTTCTTCACCGTGAATGA
- the LOC108950282 gene encoding uncharacterized protein LOC108950282, translated as MLCWLRFTVLVYISGFPWNDVSGCNNTAPCKFKGGELLEHLDQLSVSSAHPGTINVSLTEINLEWFRTNRRVFNGKLAAPIIRFTETDGLRIRLTNNLPGNPVSSTNYSINKVMLDISGLRLHPDALKTNSLQDLINPGESTSIERGIFSRNSGTYLYGTFTNGSSNFMISSGLCGMAVVEDISGNIHETLSNISCPGHCGDEIHLLFGSTMQYSQSGGDFGNLQSTVGDEDNRNLELLTGTNQTLEDWLRDDNNGVNYVTVNGKIQPTLNLQAGEMKRFRLASCCATQTLSITLNKSHCDVREIASDGSYHGNPREPATLLLPGSTLDWIVVCNTPGTFRVTSVQSSQSLNIYSEFLLLINVTGPPTSATIPDFIITTQPDFDLRNEPVRLNYTLEVGPPGSINRRSSTLFNDIRFEIVTNESALVMDWNLVNTHPTQSKLIYFRRHRVQFLRNNSYTGPYTVGETSWQLCDYNQEPCCCQYKGYNAQTATSCKSIPCQQIITSKSSDLTYNNGDHRYNILVSPQGNITVRVLLVIHGEIHEVYEVGESDLQQRDKGAMLMFRTTASNTTTLISHMNESVGSCGICSAPVATVERGCNIVNLPDAPSCKVTTTIQPSTTVFPTTVTIPTSSEKPSSTEQPITTEQPITTTQPPVNVEIIAGSILGVLVIAVVITVIIYIKKHFSHNQNNSDRPENIDLSEMNTIIDNLPDGSQPPPNHLPPMHSTPPLPNTT; from the exons ATGCTGTGTTGGTTAAGATTTACTGTCTTGGTTTATATCTCAGGTTTTCCTTGGAATGACGTATCTGGATGCAACAACACTGCGCCCTGcaaatttaaag gTGGAGAGCTTCTTGAACATCTCGATCAACTCAGTGTTAGTTCCGCCCACCCTGGAACCATCAATGTGTCGCTTACTGAAATCAACCTTGAATGGTTTAGGACAAATCGGAGGGTGTTTAACGGTAAACTTGCCGCCCCGATCATACGATTCACGGAAACCGATGGCCTGCGTATCCGATTA ACCAACAACTTACCTGGAAATCCAGTTTCATCAACCAATTACTCCATCAACAAAGTAATGCTGGATATTTCGGGTCTAAGACTTCATCCAGACGCCTTAAAAACA AACTCGCTTCAGGATTTAATTAATCCTGGCGAGAGCACGAGTATAGAACGAGGGATTTTCAGCAGAAATTCAGGCACTTATTTATATGGAACTTTTACAAATGGATCCTCCAACTTTATG ATATCCAGTGGGTTATGTGGTATGGCTGTTGTGGAAGACATCTCAGGTAACATCCATGAAACATTGTCCAATATATCTTGTCCTGGTCACTGTGGGGATGAAATCCATCTTTTATTTGGTTCAACTATGCAATACTCACAAAGTGGGGGGGATTTTGGAAACCTTCAAAGTACAGTTGGGGATGAAGACAACAG AAACTTGGAACTTCTAACTGGGACCAACCAAACATTAGAGGATTGGCTGCGAGATGATAATAATGGTGTTAATTATGTCACTGTGAATGGGAAGATACAACCAACATTAAACTTACAAGCCGGAGAAATGAAAAGATTCAG ATTGGCTAGCTGTTGTGCAACTCAAACCCTCAGTATTACCTTGAATAAAAGCCATTGTGATGTCAGAGAGATAGCATCAGATGGCAGTTACCATGGCAACCCACGTGAGCCTGCAACTTTACTTCTGCCAGGATCAACATTGGACTGGATCGTCGTTTGTAACACACCTGGAACATTCCGG GTGACTTCCGTACAGTCTTCACAAAGTCTCAATATTTATTCTGAGTTCCTTCTTCTGATAAATGTAACTGGCCCTCCAACAAGTGCAACCATACCAGACTTCATCATCACAACTCAGCCTGACTTCGACTTGAGAAATGAACCTGTTCGGCTGAATTACACTTTAGAGGTTGGGCCCCCTGGATCAATAAACAGAAGAAGTAGCACCTTGTTTAATGATATTAG ATTTGAAATCGTCACCAACGAATCTGCATTAGTGATGGATTGGAATCTTGTGAACACTCATCCAACACAAAGCAAGTTAATTTACTTCAGAAGACACAGAGTCCAG TTTCTTCGCAACAATTCCTATACCGGGCCCTATACAGTTGGAGAAACGTCATGGCAATTATGTGACTATAACCAAGAGCCTTGCTGCTGCCAATATAAAGGTTACAATG CACAAACTGCAACTTCATGCAAATCAATTCCGTGTCAACAAATTATAACTTCAAAATCTTCAGACTTAACTTACAACAATGGTGACCATAGATACAACATACTCGTTTCACCACAAGGAAatataaca GTTCGTGTGTTACTAGTTATCCATGGGGAAAtacatgaggtttatgaagtTGGGGAATCAGATTTACAACAGCGAGATAAAGGAGCAATGCTTATGTTTAGAACTACTGCGAGTA ATACAACTACTTTGATAAGTCACATGAATGAATCTGTTGGAAGCTGTGGCATTTGTTCGGCGCCGGTTGCCACAGTGGAAAGGGGTTGTAACATTGTCAACTTACCTGATGCTCCGTCATGTAAGGTCACTACAACCATCCAACCCAGCACCACTGTTTTTCCAACAACTGTGACGATCCCCACAAGCTCAGAAAAACCAAGCAGCACGGAGCAACCAATCACCACGGAGCAACCAATCACCACAACCCAACCTCCAGTTAATGTTGAAATAATAGCTGGTTCAATCTTGGGAGTTTTAGTTATAGCTGTTGTGATTACTGTCATCATTTAtataaagaaacattttagTCACAATCAAAACAATAGCGATAGACCTGAAAATATAGATCTATCTGAAATGAACACAATAATTGACAATCTTCCTGATGGTAGTCAACCACCCCCTAATCATTTACCTCCCATGCATTCAACTCCACCATTACCCAATACCACGTGA
- the LOC100175945 gene encoding insulin-like growth factor-binding protein-related protein 1, translated as MRSFLTLLSFALFVNFRLIKSLPRHQRLRHHTLRHVGDHINSVVEQDNDVSVTNGTDQPIRTKHRHHIKRHPLLFDWTTSCGVCDPEQCSATPTSCPGGLIRDACDCCYVCGNLEDTPCDLPGAMFRFGNCGEGLVCTPVEPDDVGLDASDSYCACAARDVICGSDGRTYSNPCRFRRASGRVAGLEIARQGPCRAAPQVEIPPMNQTAESGSSAVFSCSVSGFPLAWFEWTLNGESVFQPNLDDGVTVQVRSGPLPYQVTTWLEIDRVMTSHAGLFTCIAKNEFGISNATARLNVVAGDFPIPNYYVYRRKHYAFNSREVATESTNSNYLRSHILPPDDVTLTLGQVGRRHDDVTSDDVTNYHDDSNTPSSEFPGTEIQPLLNNDVITDVTKETIDDVLSHALRAMVKPKMFKDVFFDDDDLSEGSGIL; from the exons ATGCGTTCCTTCCTCACGTTACTATCATTTGCATTGTTCGTTAACTTCCGGCTTATAAAGTCATTGCCACGTCACCAGAGGCTACGTCATCATACATTACGTCACGTGGGAGATCATATCAACAGTGTCGTTGAACAAGATAACGACGTCAGTGTGACGAATGGAACGGATCAACCAATCAGAACGAAGCACAGACATCATATTAAAAG GCACCCGCTCCTGTTCGATTGGACGACCTCATGCGGTGTATGCGACCCCGAGCAATGCTCTGCTACCCCAACCTCTTGCCCTGGTGGGTTAATAAGAGATGCTTGCGATTGTTGTTACGTTTGTGGGAATTTAGAGGACACGCCGTGTGACTTGCCGGGTGCCATGTTCAG GTTCGGCAACTGTGGGGAAGGGTTGGTTTGTACACCTGTTGAACCTGATGACGTGGGATTAGATGCTTCCGATtcctactgcgcatgcgcggctcgtgacgtcatatgcgGAAGTGACGGAAGGACTTATTCGAATCCATGTCGATTCCGACGCGCCTCGGGACGCGTTGCTGGATTGGAGATTGCTCGCCAGGGTCCTTGCCGTGCCG CGCCACAAGTGGAAATTCCTCCAATGAACCAAACAGCAGAGTCAGGATCTTCGGCGGTGTTTAGTTGCTCGGTTTCGGGGTTTCCCCTTGCTTGGTTTGAATGGACGTTGAACGGAGAAAGTGTCTTTCAACCAAATCTTGACGATGGTGTAACAGTACAG GTTCGGAGTGGTCCGCTTCCGTATCAAGTAACCACGTGGTTGGAGATCGACCgcgttatgacgtcacatgctGGATTGTTTACGTGTATTGCAAAGAATGAGTTCGGAATATCTAACGCGACAGCGAGACTAAATGTCGTAGCAg GCGACTTCCCGATACCAAACTACTACGTTTATCGAAGAAAGCATTACGCGTTTAACAGCCGGGAGGTGGCGACGGAGAGCACAAATTCAAATTATCTCCGATCTCACATTTTACCACCAG atgacgtcacactgacCCTTGGACAAGTTGGTCGTCGACACGATGACGTCACgtctgatgatgtcacaaattaTCATGACGACAGTAACACACCGAGTTCGGAATTTCCTGGCACAGAAATCCAGCcacttttaaacaatgacGTTATCACTGACGTAACAAAAGAAACAATTGATGACGTATTATCACACGCGTTACGCGCGATGGTGAaaccaaaaatgtttaaagatgttttttttgaCGACGATGATCTTTCGGAAGGATCGggcattctatga